The DNA region TAATGTAAATGTGCCCGACATCCCTTATGAAGCACTGCAAGGCCGCACAGTGACACGCCTAGGCAAACGCCATAAAGCAGAACCAGTCGTACAGCTTAAAACGCCGCGCAATGAGACGGTATATTGGGTTGGTGCTGCCGGGCAACCTAATGATGGCGGTTTAGGCACGGATTTTCATGCCATTGCTAATCAACAAGTGTCTATTTCTCCCATTCAAGTTGATCTAACCTGCCATGCACAGCTGAATGATATAAAACAATGGTTATCTAGCTAACAACACTGGAAATAACATCTTGGCACTCATTAGATCATCACAAGCTGGTATTGGCATGACATCACAACGTACGCGTGATCGCATGCTAAATCGACTGCGTGAACAAGGCATTAAAGATGAAGTGGTACTCTCTGCGATTGGCAGTATTCCTCGTCATATATTTGTAGACGAAGCACTCTCCATCCGCGCTTATGAAGACGTATCGTTGCCAATTGGGTTTGGTCAGACTATATCCCAACCTTATATTGTCGCCCGCATGTCTGAACTGCTGCGCAATGGTCAATCGATAGAAAAAGCACTGGAAATTGGTACGGGCTGCGGCTACCAAACCGCAGTCTTGTCAAAACTGGCAAAAGAAGTTTACTCTGTAGAACGTATCCGGCCTTTAGTACTAAAAGCGCGCGACCATCTACGCCAATTAAAATGCATCAACGTTAAGCTAGACCACGCTGACGGCAACATGGGACTTGCTCAGTTAGCACCATTTGATGCCATTATTGTGACAGCAGCAGCAAGCCATATCCCGCAAGAGTTATTA from Methylotenera sp. L2L1 includes:
- a CDS encoding protein-L-isoaspartate(D-aspartate) O-methyltransferase; the protein is MTSQRTRDRMLNRLREQGIKDEVVLSAIGSIPRHIFVDEALSIRAYEDVSLPIGFGQTISQPYIVARMSELLRNGQSIEKALEIGTGCGYQTAVLSKLAKEVYSVERIRPLVLKARDHLRQLKCINVKLDHADGNMGLAQLAPFDAIIVTAAASHIPQELLTQLAIGGRLVIPVGTDEQILYLVERVSTNDYHQTQLEPVKFVPLLGGTSSQ